CAGAGCAACTCGGACCACGCCTCGGCGTGTGCTGCGACGTCGGTTCCGAGCGGCGTCCAAGAGGCCCGGAGCTCGATCTGGGCGGCGTCGCCCTGGGACTCAAGGGATCCGAATCCGCTCGAGAGTGTTTTGGTCGCGGTGCCGGAGAGGAACGTGTACTCCGCGCCGCGTGAGTCGAGGGCGTCGACCAGCCAGGACCATGCGACATCCGAGATGAACGGATCGACTCCGATCTCGACCTCCAACGGCGCCTGCGCGAAGCAGACGATGCGGAACGGCCCGCCCCACTCGTCCGTCGACTCCGGGTTGTACATCAGGATGATGCGGCCGGCGCCGTAGATCGAGTCGACGCTTTCGCCCTCAGGCACGTCCTCGCCGCCGCGGGAGACTCCGGCCGCCAGAGCGATCGAGTACGGTGCAATGCGCTCGGGTGCGGGGATCTCGCGAGTCCGCAGTTCGCTGCGCAACGTCGCGCCCCGAATCTGATCCGCAGCGACGGCAAATGCCCGAGGCTGCCCCGCGATCGTTGCCATCACATCGGAAACACTAGAGTTTGCGGTGAGGGTGTTGCGGTTGCCACGCCGGTGACCGCCGATGTCGAGGTGAGGTGGCGCATGACGAAGCCCAAGGGACGCGGCCGGATCGCGCGCGCGATCGCGATCGGGGGCGGGCTCGCCGCCCTCGGCGCGGTCGGAGCCCTGGGCGCGGGCGCCACACTCGCCCGGCGCGCCGTCGAGCCGGACCGGCTGGTGGACACGCCCGTCGAGGTGCGCGGCCTGGTCCAGGAGGGGGATCGTACGCTGATCGTGCTCCGCGGTGAGCAGGCCGATCTTCCCGGGCAGTACTCCTTCGTCTTCGACGGACCGGACGGCCACGCGCGGCTCGGACCGGTGCTGGACGAGCGCTCCGACGACGTCATCCGGGAGGTGCTCTCG
Above is a genomic segment from Leucobacter rhizosphaerae containing:
- a CDS encoding DUF3000 domain-containing protein, whose translation is MATIAGQPRAFAVAADQIRGATLRSELRTREIPAPERIAPYSIALAAGVSRGGEDVPEGESVDSIYGAGRIILMYNPESTDEWGGPFRIVCFAQAPLEVEIGVDPFISDVAWSWLVDALDSRGAEYTFLSGTATKTLSSGFGSLESQGDAAQIELRASWTPLGTDVAAHAEAWSELLCLLAGLPHQEGVDSIAAQRTRQSLAGE